One window of the Bombyx mori chromosome 20, ASM3026992v2 genome contains the following:
- the LOC101744892 gene encoding protein tyrosine phosphatase domain-containing protein 1 isoform X2 — protein MSKVIFNKNRRHSSIDLLNYRRFHFLDRSRESRRRINHPPAALYSSLGERLRTSTPSALQCALFCGGSRCQYELPQQRNAAIQGIYSSWVTDDILAMARPSTAAIAARNIIQQFHSWGIRTVINLQIPGEHASCGPPLTSSGFTYDPTIFMANDIYYYNFAWPDYGEASLSGLLDMAKVLSFALQEGKVAIHCHAGLGRTGVLIACYLVYALRIRANDAIRLVRKRRPKSIQTSGQILCVQQFEHYLLPQTVVFSSKEPIQLTKDPKTQEFTLRQYLYRQRATLHGLDERVFKELPKIVYCLCERLLKLCGCHQSAGLDFRVKNRAFYKSFLVYRLRMKRPPDPTTPDETPIQHGMLPMVEWRDPVEEDIERSLESVSRITGSSTNGCLPALQVYEAFIADHSDLPQEKQTRLRHLRNDINQRREAMAMIDDEEDPFILTGLLFEWFEGLKQPILDKDDLSIIVGHACNIESCVLAMQMEDVMLVEYLLRFVIRLRPLAANKKIEILKRILASLTHQAVTINNKSLPRRDFQKLRDGTCSQVINFMLRMIVELQKDMVKPGRDDADVVIPCRRLKMKAWK, from the exons GAGTCGTGAATCCCGCAGAAGGATCAATCACCCCCCGGCAGCTCTGTACAGCTCGCTTGGAGAACGTTTGCGCACCAGTACACCATCAGCATTACAATGCGCACTGTTCTGCGGGGGGTCGAGATGCCAGTACGAGTTACCACAGCAGAGAAATGCGGCGATACAAGGAATATACTCTAGCTG GGTTACAGACGACATATTGGCGATGGCACGACCCAGTACGGCCGCTATTGCCGCCAGGAATATTATACAACAGTTCCATAG TTGGGGTATTCGCACAGTGATAAACCTCCAGATCCCGGGGGAACATGCCAGCTGCGGACCTCCGCTTACGAGTTCCGGGTTCACCTACGACCCTACCATATTCATGGCTAATGACA TATACTACTATAATTTCGCGTGGCCCGACTACGGGGAGGCTAGTCTGAGCGGACTCCTGGATATGGCTAAAGTCCTGTCTTTTGCGCTGCAAGAAGGAAAAGTTGCGATACACTGTCATGCAG GATTAGGTAGAACAGGAGTCCTGATTGCGTGTTACTTAGTTTATGCTTTACGTATCCGCGCCAACGATGCCATCCGTTTGGTGCGCAAGAGAAGACCAAAATCGATTCAGACATCAGGACAGATATTGTGTGTACAGCAATTCGAGCATTATCTGCTACCACAAACGGTCGTTTTTAGCTCGAA AGAGCCCATACAACTCACAAAGGACCCGAAAACACAGGAGTTCACGCTGCGTCAGTATTTATACCGCCAAAGAGCTACACTACACGGATTAGATGAGAGAGTCTTCAAAGAATTGCCAAAG ATAGTTTACTGCCTGTGTGAACGTTTGCTAAAACTGTGCGGGTGCCATCAGAGCGCCGGCTTAGACTTCAGGGTGAAGAACCGGGCGTTCTACAAATCGTTCTTAGTGTACAGACTTAGAATGAAGAGGCCGCCCGATCCGACCACACCCGATGAAACACCAATAC AACACGGTATGTTACCAATGGTCGAATGGCGCGACCCGGTGGAGGAGGACATAGAGAGGAGCCTTGAGTCCGTGAGCAGGATCACGGGCAGCTCTACTAACGGATGTCTTCCTGCCCTACAAGTGTACGAG GCGTTCATTGCAGACCACAGCGACCTTCCACAAGAAAAGCAAACACGCTTGAGGCATCTTCGAAATGATATCAACCAGAGAAGAGAGGCGATGGCGATGATTGATGACGAG GAAGACCCGTTTATATTGACAGGTTTGCTGTTTGAATGGTTTGAAGGTCTAAAGCAGCCGATACTGGACAAAGATGACCTCTCGATCATAGTCGGACATGCCTGTAATATTGAATCATGCGTTTTGGCCATGCAAATG gaagaTGTGATGCTCGTGGAATACCTCCTTCGTTTCGTGATAAGGCTCCGCCCGCTGGccgccaataaaaaaattgagataCTAAAAAGAATACTAGCTTCCTTAACCCATCAAGCCGTGACGATAAACAACAAAAGTCTTCCGCGTAGAGACTTCCAGAAACTTCGAGACGGAACTTGTAGTCAAGTAATCAATTTTATGCTAAGAATGATAGTGGAGTTGCAAAAGGATATGGTTAAGCCAGGCCGCGACGATGCTGATGTCGTGATACCTTGCAGGCGGCTGAAAATGAAGGCTTGGAAATGA
- the LOC101744892 gene encoding protein tyrosine phosphatase domain-containing protein 1 isoform X1: MMDDDPSVSRCPLWKRLGCSRLTNLCKRRRVAPDHDAHGKTNERSRESRRRINHPPAALYSSLGERLRTSTPSALQCALFCGGSRCQYELPQQRNAAIQGIYSSWVTDDILAMARPSTAAIAARNIIQQFHSWGIRTVINLQIPGEHASCGPPLTSSGFTYDPTIFMANDIYYYNFAWPDYGEASLSGLLDMAKVLSFALQEGKVAIHCHAGLGRTGVLIACYLVYALRIRANDAIRLVRKRRPKSIQTSGQILCVQQFEHYLLPQTVVFSSKEPIQLTKDPKTQEFTLRQYLYRQRATLHGLDERVFKELPKIVYCLCERLLKLCGCHQSAGLDFRVKNRAFYKSFLVYRLRMKRPPDPTTPDETPIQHGMLPMVEWRDPVEEDIERSLESVSRITGSSTNGCLPALQVYEAFIADHSDLPQEKQTRLRHLRNDINQRREAMAMIDDEEDPFILTGLLFEWFEGLKQPILDKDDLSIIVGHACNIESCVLAMQMEDVMLVEYLLRFVIRLRPLAANKKIEILKRILASLTHQAVTINNKSLPRRDFQKLRDGTCSQVINFMLRMIVELQKDMVKPGRDDADVVIPCRRLKMKAWK; encoded by the exons GAGTCGTGAATCCCGCAGAAGGATCAATCACCCCCCGGCAGCTCTGTACAGCTCGCTTGGAGAACGTTTGCGCACCAGTACACCATCAGCATTACAATGCGCACTGTTCTGCGGGGGGTCGAGATGCCAGTACGAGTTACCACAGCAGAGAAATGCGGCGATACAAGGAATATACTCTAGCTG GGTTACAGACGACATATTGGCGATGGCACGACCCAGTACGGCCGCTATTGCCGCCAGGAATATTATACAACAGTTCCATAG TTGGGGTATTCGCACAGTGATAAACCTCCAGATCCCGGGGGAACATGCCAGCTGCGGACCTCCGCTTACGAGTTCCGGGTTCACCTACGACCCTACCATATTCATGGCTAATGACA TATACTACTATAATTTCGCGTGGCCCGACTACGGGGAGGCTAGTCTGAGCGGACTCCTGGATATGGCTAAAGTCCTGTCTTTTGCGCTGCAAGAAGGAAAAGTTGCGATACACTGTCATGCAG GATTAGGTAGAACAGGAGTCCTGATTGCGTGTTACTTAGTTTATGCTTTACGTATCCGCGCCAACGATGCCATCCGTTTGGTGCGCAAGAGAAGACCAAAATCGATTCAGACATCAGGACAGATATTGTGTGTACAGCAATTCGAGCATTATCTGCTACCACAAACGGTCGTTTTTAGCTCGAA AGAGCCCATACAACTCACAAAGGACCCGAAAACACAGGAGTTCACGCTGCGTCAGTATTTATACCGCCAAAGAGCTACACTACACGGATTAGATGAGAGAGTCTTCAAAGAATTGCCAAAG ATAGTTTACTGCCTGTGTGAACGTTTGCTAAAACTGTGCGGGTGCCATCAGAGCGCCGGCTTAGACTTCAGGGTGAAGAACCGGGCGTTCTACAAATCGTTCTTAGTGTACAGACTTAGAATGAAGAGGCCGCCCGATCCGACCACACCCGATGAAACACCAATAC AACACGGTATGTTACCAATGGTCGAATGGCGCGACCCGGTGGAGGAGGACATAGAGAGGAGCCTTGAGTCCGTGAGCAGGATCACGGGCAGCTCTACTAACGGATGTCTTCCTGCCCTACAAGTGTACGAG GCGTTCATTGCAGACCACAGCGACCTTCCACAAGAAAAGCAAACACGCTTGAGGCATCTTCGAAATGATATCAACCAGAGAAGAGAGGCGATGGCGATGATTGATGACGAG GAAGACCCGTTTATATTGACAGGTTTGCTGTTTGAATGGTTTGAAGGTCTAAAGCAGCCGATACTGGACAAAGATGACCTCTCGATCATAGTCGGACATGCCTGTAATATTGAATCATGCGTTTTGGCCATGCAAATG gaagaTGTGATGCTCGTGGAATACCTCCTTCGTTTCGTGATAAGGCTCCGCCCGCTGGccgccaataaaaaaattgagataCTAAAAAGAATACTAGCTTCCTTAACCCATCAAGCCGTGACGATAAACAACAAAAGTCTTCCGCGTAGAGACTTCCAGAAACTTCGAGACGGAACTTGTAGTCAAGTAATCAATTTTATGCTAAGAATGATAGTGGAGTTGCAAAAGGATATGGTTAAGCCAGGCCGCGACGATGCTGATGTCGTGATACCTTGCAGGCGGCTGAAAATGAAGGCTTGGAAATGA
- the LOC101744892 gene encoding protein tyrosine phosphatase domain-containing protein 1 isoform X3, protein MRVSATSALTHLKVSAIVVLGSRESRRRINHPPAALYSSLGERLRTSTPSALQCALFCGGSRCQYELPQQRNAAIQGIYSSWVTDDILAMARPSTAAIAARNIIQQFHSWGIRTVINLQIPGEHASCGPPLTSSGFTYDPTIFMANDIYYYNFAWPDYGEASLSGLLDMAKVLSFALQEGKVAIHCHAGLGRTGVLIACYLVYALRIRANDAIRLVRKRRPKSIQTSGQILCVQQFEHYLLPQTVVFSSKEPIQLTKDPKTQEFTLRQYLYRQRATLHGLDERVFKELPKIVYCLCERLLKLCGCHQSAGLDFRVKNRAFYKSFLVYRLRMKRPPDPTTPDETPIQHGMLPMVEWRDPVEEDIERSLESVSRITGSSTNGCLPALQVYEAFIADHSDLPQEKQTRLRHLRNDINQRREAMAMIDDEEDPFILTGLLFEWFEGLKQPILDKDDLSIIVGHACNIESCVLAMQMEDVMLVEYLLRFVIRLRPLAANKKIEILKRILASLTHQAVTINNKSLPRRDFQKLRDGTCSQVINFMLRMIVELQKDMVKPGRDDADVVIPCRRLKMKAWK, encoded by the exons GAGTCGTGAATCCCGCAGAAGGATCAATCACCCCCCGGCAGCTCTGTACAGCTCGCTTGGAGAACGTTTGCGCACCAGTACACCATCAGCATTACAATGCGCACTGTTCTGCGGGGGGTCGAGATGCCAGTACGAGTTACCACAGCAGAGAAATGCGGCGATACAAGGAATATACTCTAGCTG GGTTACAGACGACATATTGGCGATGGCACGACCCAGTACGGCCGCTATTGCCGCCAGGAATATTATACAACAGTTCCATAG TTGGGGTATTCGCACAGTGATAAACCTCCAGATCCCGGGGGAACATGCCAGCTGCGGACCTCCGCTTACGAGTTCCGGGTTCACCTACGACCCTACCATATTCATGGCTAATGACA TATACTACTATAATTTCGCGTGGCCCGACTACGGGGAGGCTAGTCTGAGCGGACTCCTGGATATGGCTAAAGTCCTGTCTTTTGCGCTGCAAGAAGGAAAAGTTGCGATACACTGTCATGCAG GATTAGGTAGAACAGGAGTCCTGATTGCGTGTTACTTAGTTTATGCTTTACGTATCCGCGCCAACGATGCCATCCGTTTGGTGCGCAAGAGAAGACCAAAATCGATTCAGACATCAGGACAGATATTGTGTGTACAGCAATTCGAGCATTATCTGCTACCACAAACGGTCGTTTTTAGCTCGAA AGAGCCCATACAACTCACAAAGGACCCGAAAACACAGGAGTTCACGCTGCGTCAGTATTTATACCGCCAAAGAGCTACACTACACGGATTAGATGAGAGAGTCTTCAAAGAATTGCCAAAG ATAGTTTACTGCCTGTGTGAACGTTTGCTAAAACTGTGCGGGTGCCATCAGAGCGCCGGCTTAGACTTCAGGGTGAAGAACCGGGCGTTCTACAAATCGTTCTTAGTGTACAGACTTAGAATGAAGAGGCCGCCCGATCCGACCACACCCGATGAAACACCAATAC AACACGGTATGTTACCAATGGTCGAATGGCGCGACCCGGTGGAGGAGGACATAGAGAGGAGCCTTGAGTCCGTGAGCAGGATCACGGGCAGCTCTACTAACGGATGTCTTCCTGCCCTACAAGTGTACGAG GCGTTCATTGCAGACCACAGCGACCTTCCACAAGAAAAGCAAACACGCTTGAGGCATCTTCGAAATGATATCAACCAGAGAAGAGAGGCGATGGCGATGATTGATGACGAG GAAGACCCGTTTATATTGACAGGTTTGCTGTTTGAATGGTTTGAAGGTCTAAAGCAGCCGATACTGGACAAAGATGACCTCTCGATCATAGTCGGACATGCCTGTAATATTGAATCATGCGTTTTGGCCATGCAAATG gaagaTGTGATGCTCGTGGAATACCTCCTTCGTTTCGTGATAAGGCTCCGCCCGCTGGccgccaataaaaaaattgagataCTAAAAAGAATACTAGCTTCCTTAACCCATCAAGCCGTGACGATAAACAACAAAAGTCTTCCGCGTAGAGACTTCCAGAAACTTCGAGACGGAACTTGTAGTCAAGTAATCAATTTTATGCTAAGAATGATAGTGGAGTTGCAAAAGGATATGGTTAAGCCAGGCCGCGACGATGCTGATGTCGTGATACCTTGCAGGCGGCTGAAAATGAAGGCTTGGAAATGA
- the LOC105841510 gene encoding retinol dehydrogenase 12, whose translation MFVLALLCVVFNFVLYSFAYLLLFLILAIIGYRLFIEPIKGVCKSKAKLNGKIALVTGGNSGIGLETARDLAARGATVIIASRNEDKALEAIEDIVNTTGNDNIKYMNLDLAKFKNIRKFAENFNKTYKRLDILVNNAGCAGLKRKLSEDGIDLVMQINYFGPYLLTNLLLDKLIKSKPSRIVNVSSYAHNFGELNIDNVHCPVTDSYLKRYANSKLCQVLWTRALAKRLPVGITANALHPGVVNTDIFKRLKIWQQKIVSAIISVVFKDAIEGAQTTLHLCVAEELEGVTGKYFVDCKQANMAAIANDDKIAEELWNKSVLLTECVVE comes from the coding sequence ATGTTTGTGTTAGCCTTACTCTGTGTCGTCTTTAATTTCGTATTATATTCATTCgcgtatttattattgttcCTTATTCTTGCTATAATCGGATATCGACTATTTATCGAACCAATCAAGGGTGTTTGCAAATCGAAAGCCAAACTAAACGGAAAGATCGCTTTGGTTACCGGCGGGAATTCTGGCATAGGACTGGAAACAGCCCGAGATTTAGCTGCAAGAGGAGCTACTGTGATAATAGCTTCTAGAAATGAAGATAAAGCTTTAGAAGCTATCGAAGATATTGTAAATACAACGGGCAACGATAATATCAAGTACATGAATTTGGATCTCGCTAAATTTAAGAACATTCGGAAGTTCGctgaaaatttcaataaaacataCAAACGTTTGGATATTTTAGTGAACAATGCCGGTTGCGCTGGTCTGAAAAGGAAATTAAGCGAAGACGGAATAGATTTAGTGATGCAGATTAACTATTTCGGTCCTTATCTCTTGACAAATCTGCTACTAGACAAATTGATCAAATCGAAACCTAGCAGAATCGTGAACGTATCCTCGTATGCACACAACTTCGGTGAGCTTAACATAGATAATGTGCATTGCCCTGTAACAGATAGCTACTTGAAGAGGTACGCCAATAGTAAACTGTGCCAGGTTCTCTGGACGAGAGCCCTGGCGAAGCGACTCCCTGTTGGAATTACGGCGAACGCTTTACACCCTGGTGTTGTGAACACCGATATCTTCAAAAGATTGAAAATATGGCAGCAAAAAATAGTATCAGCTATAATATCAGTGGTATTCAAGGATGCTATAGAAGGAGCTCAAACAACGCTGCACCTTTGCGTCGCTGAAGAATTAGAGGGAGTAACTGGGAAATATTTCGTGGACTGCAAGCAAGCGAATATGGCGGCAATAGCAAATGACGATAAAATTGCGGAAGAATTGTGGAACAAGAGTGTTTTATTGACAGAATGCGTCGTAGAATGA
- the Drp gene encoding death-related protein — MSSTEETSQLKAGHPPAVKAGGMRITQHKTPHSKDSKEPANEDLTGLSGPSPVPSNPISIAGAPNKGNADFTPEAAQVAHSPKPPAHINLRPSPNIQQPRK; from the exons ATGTCGTCAACCGAGGAAACTTCACAACTAAAAGCTGGACATCCTCCTGCAG TAAAAGCTGGAGGTATGAGGATCACCCAACATAAAACTCCTCACTCAAAAGACAGCAAAGAACCAGCCAATGAAGACTTGACTGGTCTCTCTGGGCCTTCTCCCGTTCCGTCCAATCCGATCTCCATTGCTGGAGCTCCAAACAAAGGTAATGCAGACTTCACTCCAGAAGCAGCTCAAGTGGCCCACAGTCCTAAGCCTCCAGCGCACATTAATCTCAGACCAAGCCCAAACATCCAACAGCCCAGAAAGTAG